Within Rissa tridactyla isolate bRisTri1 chromosome 4, bRisTri1.patW.cur.20221130, whole genome shotgun sequence, the genomic segment TTGCAGTCAGACCAGGTTAAATGATTCTCttacttcatttctttcattattaGACAACAAATGCTGCAATGCCTCCAAAGagagttataaaaataaacaatttctgGAGGGTCAGCAGCCTTTTCAAAGTAAGTTTCCAGTTAAAAACAAGCATAAtagatttcaagaaaaaaaatttagatctATCTTCTGTAGAATATCTTTTTACAATAAATTTACCATTTGAAAAACAATGACTATGGTATCCAATGATTTATGGTAGCTGCTATTAAAGCACTGATAAATAGATAAATGACTACCAAACTTCATTGCTTCTTACATAGTAAATACCTCTGAATGCCAACTTTTACCACAGAGCTGTTACTAGTGATGTCGACAGTTCATGCACCCACTGTAAAACTGACTTGGTTTTAATAAATTTTTCAGCCTCATGTGCAAAACACTTGCattctaataaaaatataaagtctGAAATTATATCAGATCTAGCAATCCCTTCCTCAAGTTATACCACTTACTTGATATGTAATCCAAGTTTAgcaatgctttttatttgtatttaaccATTAAATGGCATACTACTGTATGCTGTGGACTCTTGTTtgcatatttcattattttcactgcACTCTTTAATGCATAAATGTATTTGGAAACGTTCAACATTACACATCAGTTTCCACAGAATTTGAATTTAcacagtttttcttctctgactcACTGCTATTCCCCGTGTcctgactttttttctcctttacacaAAGAGATTCTTTAACTCCTTCTTCCATCTCCAAATATTCTGATTTATCCTCTGTGGATGAAGATGACGAGCTTCTAAATTTCTTCAGTAAATTTGCTGGGAGGTAAGGGCAACTGACTGCATTTTGCATCAGCTGCGTTTGTTCTTCATTCTCAGTCTCTCTGTGGTAGAAATAGTTAAAATTGGAGACAATCACTGGCACTGGTAAAGCAATGGTTAACACTCCCGCAATGGCACACAGGGACCCAACTATTTTCCCACCCACAGTTATGGGTTTCATATCCCCATAACCAACTGTAGTCATGGTCACTACAGCCCACCAAAAGGCATCTGGGATGCTTTGAAAATGGGTGGCAGGCTCATCAGCTTCTGCGAAGTAAAcagcactggaaaacaaaatgactccaataaaaagaaaaaagatgaggagGCCGAGTTCCCTCATGCTGGCCCTGAGCGTGTGACCCAGGATCTGCAAACCCTTGGAGTGCCTGGAGAGCTTGAAGATGCGAAACACCCTGACCAGACGGATGATCCTCAGGATGGCAAAAGACATGGCCTGTTGACCGTTACTGCCCTGCTCCTGTGCCAAGTCTGTGCCCAGAGTAATGAAATAAGGCAAGATGGAGACAATGTCTATGATGTTCATGATGTTCTTGAAGAAGTATGCTTTGCTTGGACATGCAAAGCAGCGCACTGTAAACTCAAAGGAGAACCAAATGATGCATACTGTCTCTACAATGAAAAAAGGGTCATTGAAGATGGTGTGCTCCCCAGCATCCAGGTGAAGTGACTCATTGGAAAGCCCCTTCCCTGAGCTCAGGGACATGATGAATTCTTTGTCATCTCTGAACTCTGGCAAAGTCTCCAGACAAAAGATGACGATGGAGATCAAGATGACCAAGACAGAGACAATGGCAATGCCTCTGGCTGGACTGGAGCTCTCTGGGTACTCAAACAGCAGCCAAACCTGCCTCTTAAACTCATTCTCCGGCAAAGCTTTGTCCTCTTCCTCTTTGACAAACCCTTCGTCCTCCCTAAACTTGAGCATGGCCTCCTCCCCAAGTTGGTAGAATTTCACCTCCTCAGTGAAGATGTCAAAGGGTACATTGACTGGCCTCTTCAGCCGACCACCACTCTGGTAGTAGTACAGGATGGCATCAAAGCTGGGCCGGTTCCTATCAAAGAAGTACTCATTCCTGAGAGGGTCAAAGTATCTCCCTCGCTTCGCTGGATCACCCAACAATGTCTCCGGGAACTGAGCTAATGTCTTCAGTTGGGTCTCAAACCGCAGTCCTGACACGTTGATTACCACACGCTCACAACACTCGTACTCACTGTAGCGAACAGAGCTGTAACCCCCAGGGCCTCCACCATCATCAGGTGGCTGGTCCGAGTATGAAAACTCATCCTCCCCATAGTCATCACTGTAGTAGAGCTTTCCTTCTTCCTCATCGtcttcatcctcatcttcatcctcctcttcctcctcactcaAGTCCTTCAGTATTCTCTCTTCAGAACCACTGAGGGGCAGCAGCTCAGAACAGGGGAAGGAGGCCCCACAGTCCCTGCTGCCCAGGCGGTGgctcctctttttccctttcttccgcCTCTTACCACTCTGGCGGTGGGGCATGCTGCTGCGTGACGCGTTCCCACCATAAGAGGAGGATGCACCTCGACTCTGTTCCTGATGGTAGTGGTGATATGGTCCACCTCCACCTGTCGCCCCACCTTctactgctgctgttgctgctgctacGGCTGCGGCGGCTGCGGCTCTCGACTGTGCCAGCCGCTCTCTCTCTCGGGCCCGAGCTTGAACTGCGTATCCATAGGGCATGTGGCTGTTGCACCCAGAGCTATCCGCACTCACCATTGCAACCTCCATTTtgcaactggtttttttttttgatagcttaatgcaaaaaggttttcttttatatataGTATAACCTTAACTTTCACTAGAGAAAGTTCAAAGCCATTTGCATTTGGAGGACAGTCCCTTGGACATAGAGCAGAGCAACATACTTGTTACACGGAATCTATGTTTTGGACAACCACAGATCTGCATTTTCTTATTGTCCAGAACATCTGACACAAACTACTGTTTTGCCAATAAGAAAAGATGAAACTTAACCAAGGAACAGCTGAGGCCTCATTCTTTCATCCACCAAGCccctttattttcatttatctCCCGTGGCTGACGCAGATCTGATCAGAATCATGACTACCTTGCAGGCTACAAACACTgcattcaggaggaaaaaaatatgcaaatcagAGGGTACCTGCTCTCCACAAATGGTTTTAGTTCATCATTGCAaccaaatgcaaatgcaaacaaattCCTCATAATTTGTTCCTGGTAATGCTTTGGCCTAGCAATCTTATTGTTTAAAATCATTACTCGGGGAGTTGAAGTTAATTCCAGCCATCACTTCATCTACACAGTGAGGAGGTCTTTGCAAATCCTTTCTTCAGCCTGTCAACAATGTCTCAAACCTGGGAGCAGCACCCAGGGCGTCAGCAGCAGTggtaagaggaggaggaggaggaggaggaggagatgaagaCTGAGAAACTGGCTCTGAGGTCCCCATAGGAGATAAGGGAGTGGATGGGTCACCCTTTGGTTATGGTCATGCAGAAGCAGCACTTAACCTGAggcacatgcacaaacacacaaaaataaacaaaacaaaaagggaaaagattgGATTGTTTTCCTAAAAGGTCACACTGATCAAATGAAACTGTGTCATCTATTACCACGCTATTCAAATCTTCCCCTACCCACACTATTCACACTTCTACATTACACACACACCCACATCACATGCACAGAGATTTTGAACGACTCCGTGGGTAAGGATGTGGGTGGGTATGTCATATATATATAGACAGAGATACAAAATCCCCACCCATATAAGCACTTGCATCcatacacaaacacatgcatGCTTCACCAACACATATAAACACTAATAAAAATGCTGCAATACACAGTGCATTCAGGTCTTTGAGTACATACGTAATAGATACACCTACATATATCTCTATGAAATATTACAGAATAAATGTATCTACATAAAGAGCTTTTGTTATATTTGTAGAAACACACAGGATGCACGAATGCTACATTTTCACCTATAACTGATTTGTGTTTCAATCGTAATGAACATCTCACTGAATTTAATTCGGAAACAGGCACATACAATGCTCACTCAAGTGAAAATACTGTGATATGATATGTCAAGAAAACACAACTGCAGGTGCACTGAAGCAACATCTACATGCAAGCACACCCCAAAatacacacacccctccccttGAAACAGAAGCCTCATTTATAGCTATATCTATTAATACATGATAGAAGGTGAATATGAACTATTAAATGAcgctatttttaaaatcagacctACGTGTCATGCAGAAAAGGATCTTAAAAACGCTATTATACTTACTGTTCCTAGGCAGAGAAATAGCAATGCTGTCCTTGCTAGTGTAAGGACCTGgtgagagcagtcctgaggaggGGGCTATGCCAACTGATGCACAGTTGCAGGTGTGTATGGTCAGTCAGCACCACAGGTTGACgagttatttttctcccttcttgctGGATGCATCAAGAGCACCAAGAGCGAGCCAGTGAGGCAGCTTAAGCTGGGGGCACTCTGCACAGCCACAGACGCTGCCTCTCGCCCAGGCATTTGCAGAAAGGCAACAAGCAAGAGTCTtgttccaaaagggaaaaaaaaaaaaaaaaaaccaaaaccaaaaacgaAGGCggcgtgtttgtgtgtgtgtgagacagaaTGAATGGATAAGCGCGACCACTGGTCTCTCCAAGCCCAGCTTTTGCAGTAGATTTGTAAATCAACACTAAATAATCCGCGTACTAAGCCTGTTTCCACTGATGGGAGCACAGGGTGCCGCTTCTTGCAGTTTCTCCCCCAAACACGTCCAGACGGCAGGGGCTCAGCCAGCACCCGCCCGCATCATCCACTTGTTGTGCCGGGTTTTGGTAATGCttaccaaaaaattaaaaaaaaaatcaaaaacaaattaataaaaaaaaaaccaccaagaggAGAAAGCAGCTCTCTACTAGAAAGCTTTTCTTgcctgttgttttggtttttttttttaaagctgtggcCGGCGGTCGCTGCGTGCCGGAGCGGCGGGGGTGCTCCCGCAGCCCGCCCTGTTGCTCggcggagccgccgcccgccctccccgccctccgcgctgccggggccgcggccgccccgccgcgccgccccgacACCGGCTCCGGCTCACCGGCGGCCCctgccggccgccgccccgcactgcgccccgccgccgctcccgccgccccccgcgtcTCCTGTGAACGACTGAAAGCAGTATTCCAATGCCGGATAACGCCCAGGCTGGGTAACCTTGTGCTCAAAGCAACGCTTACAAAGCCCTGGCTTCTGGttttgggggaggtgggggtgttcttttaaagaagaaaatgacatTGTTGAGGTGGGTGAGGGAATTTCAAAACTAAGTGCAGACCAAGCTTCCCggaaagaggaaaaagctgcCCCCTACCTCCGCCCTGCTGCTTCGCTCGCCCCAAACCCTCCAATGGtacaagcaaagcagaaaacgATTCCTTCTGCTCCTGCCCAACACACCCGGGCCAGCTGCGCCCATCATGCAATGGAGCCAAATTAACTTTTACTCCTAATTCTGTTCCTACACGGAAAAGTAGGTCCTGGTTCATGAATAGGGTACCGTTGTGGATTTGCTAGGGTTCTAACACCTCTGCCAAAAATGTGACATCTTTGTTCCCGCTGTCTGTAACACAAGCAGTGTATAAACTGGCTATTCCTTCTGCGCCTAGAAAATCCAAACTGTGACTGATTCCACTCTCTGTAAGCGAGCACCATGAAAATGCAGCTTGGCTACATTTAACATCACAGCTACAATTCTACCATCTCAATAAAACTAAGTGTAGGCATTCCTACTTAAcgtggaaaacaaaaaggattttgGTGCTTTAGAGCCCTATAGCAAGGATCATAGCTAGGATAAATCAAGAGCGCACTCGCTCCAGACAGTTTGCCTCAAGGTGTCTGCAAACGGAGGCAAATTCAACACATGCAGCGAGTTAGGCATTTTTTCATTGCTTAGGTCAAGTCGTTCTCTCCAGTCCAGCATAACAGAGAGAGCCTGAAGACCATTTCCCTTCAGATCCCTAGCAGCACAACCCAGGTTATCCATGTTACCTCTCTGTCTCTACTGCCGACCTGCTCCTACTCTTAATCCCATTCATTTCAGTAGGTGACATATGACTATATAAGCGAGAGCAAAGGACCAACCAAATAAACATACAAAATGTCAGGCATCAAATCAGTTCATAAACATCTTGTCAAAAGTACTGTGAAATGTACAAAACGGCAGCTGGATCTAACCGATTTTTCAACAATCACAATCCTTCAAGTTCTATAGTCAATATAAAGTGAAAGACATATCGAAATTCCTAATGTCACCCCAAACTCCATTAAAATACAAAGTGGTGTCATCACAAGAGCAGTCCAAAATTTTGATGCTCCTGGATGGAATTTAAAAACATTCTAGAAATTCACTTCCCGTACCAAAACCCAGATTCTTCTGCAACTTGGCACAAGAACATACCAAAGACAGAGATCAAACCCTATTATCGTTCAGTCAGAAGGACATGTACGATGCCATAAAAACAGAAGAGATATCATAGgtatgctttttaaattattagaaaCACCTAGACTTATTGCTCCTTCGGTAAAAATTAATTCGAGGGGCATTTTCCAGCATTCAGTCACTTCGTTCTCTATGAAGTGTTGTGTTGCTTTTTATCAGTAGGACCTGAacacttttttt encodes:
- the KCNA4 gene encoding potassium voltage-gated channel subfamily A member 4 → MEVAMVSADSSGCNSHMPYGYAVQARARERERLAQSRAAAAAAVAAATAAVEGGATGGGGPYHHYHQEQSRGASSSYGGNASRSSMPHRQSGKRRKKGKKRSHRLGSRDCGASFPCSELLPLSGSEERILKDLSEEEEEDEDEDEDDEEEGKLYYSDDYGEDEFSYSDQPPDDGGGPGGYSSVRYSEYECCERVVINVSGLRFETQLKTLAQFPETLLGDPAKRGRYFDPLRNEYFFDRNRPSFDAILYYYQSGGRLKRPVNVPFDIFTEEVKFYQLGEEAMLKFREDEGFVKEEEDKALPENEFKRQVWLLFEYPESSSPARGIAIVSVLVILISIVIFCLETLPEFRDDKEFIMSLSSGKGLSNESLHLDAGEHTIFNDPFFIVETVCIIWFSFEFTVRCFACPSKAYFFKNIMNIIDIVSILPYFITLGTDLAQEQGSNGQQAMSFAILRIIRLVRVFRIFKLSRHSKGLQILGHTLRASMRELGLLIFFLFIGVILFSSAVYFAEADEPATHFQSIPDAFWWAVVTMTTVGYGDMKPITVGGKIVGSLCAIAGVLTIALPVPVIVSNFNYFYHRETENEEQTQLMQNAVSCPYLPANLLKKFRSSSSSSTEDKSEYLEMEEGVKESLCVKEKKSQDTGNSSESEKKNCVNSNSVETDV